From one Lineus longissimus chromosome 3, tnLinLong1.2, whole genome shotgun sequence genomic stretch:
- the LOC135484241 gene encoding regulator of G-protein signaling 7-like isoform X1 produces the protein MVVYRLVGNMAHRYSKKNEGVSSGGTTGGSNGQQPHSLKEEENPHNLVYKKTPSWAEEQKKMEQIVERMQDEQSGVPVKTVKNFISKVPSVFTGTELVTWMMKNLDVEDQTEALHLAHLMASHGYFFPIEDHVLTVKNDNTYYRFQTPCFWPSRCGEPENTDYAVYLCKRTMQNKQRLELADYEAENLARLQKMFSRKWELIFMQAEAQAKVDKKRDKLERKVLDSQERAFWDVHRPVPGSVNTAEVDIKKSLTSFSFQPGCVNTTEVDIKKACKMNKPLKTTKPSYQVPGGRISPSVSEADLRNPADSMRKDELLDKVEASRQNLERRRVKVSKVAECFISYFEQYAEFDPFLTPVEPSNPWLTESVDFWEQEKNLKDVPQRRVKRWAFSVFELLKDPAGRDQFSKFLDKEFSGENLNKYSWTRTSNSFHYKEEGCYVNMSSHPERNRFWEACQELKSVSQSNVHKKVQEIYSAFLAPGAYDPVNVDSRVAEIVKKRVHNNPDRYCFAEAEEHIFNLMKSDSYSRYLRSDMYKEFLGGTKKKTSCKRCPPLLRMCSETEQDIT, from the exons ATGGTTGTCTATAGGCTGGTTGGTAATATGGCTCATAGGTACAGCAAGAAGAACGAAGGGGTCAGCAGTGGAGGTACAACCGGCGGTAGTAACGGACAACAGCCACACTCACTAAAAGAAGAAGAGAACCCTCATAATCTTGTGTATAAAAAG ACCCCCTCCTGGGCTGAAGAGCAAAAAAAG ATGGAGCAGATAGTGGAAAGAATGCAGGATGAACAGTCGGGTGTGCcagtcaaaactgtcaaaaattTCATATCTAAAGTTCCAAGTGTTTTTACTG GTACAGAACTGGTAACTTGGATGATGAAAAACTTAGATGTTGAAGACCAAA CGGAGGCACTCCACCTTGCCCACCTGATGGCTAGCCATGGCTATTTCTTCCCTATTGAGGATCATGTACTTACTGTAAAAAACGATAATACCTATTACAGATTCCAG ACACCTTGTTTTTGGCCATCACGGTGTGGTGAACCAGAAAATACTGACTATG CTGTATATTTATGCAAGAGAACAATGCAAAACAAGCAACGGTTAGAACTGgccgattacgaagctgaaaaCTTAGCACGACTACAAAAGATGTTTTCTAGGAAATGGGAATTAATATTCATGCAGGCAGAAGCACAGGCTAA AGTTGACAAAAAAAGAGACAAATTAGAACGGAAGGTTTTGGATAGCCAAGAAAGGGCATTCTGGGATGTACACAGACCAGTA CCCGGGAGTGTTAATACGGCTGAAGTAGATATAAAGAAATCCCTCACTTCGTTTTCCTTTCAGCCTGGGTGCGTGAATACGACAGAAGTCGATATAAAGAAAGCATGCAAAATGAACAAACCACTCAAAACAACCAAG CCAAGCTATCAGGTTCCAGGGGGGAGAATTAGTCCTAGTGTATCAGAAGCTGATTTAAGAAATCCAGCCGACTCAATGAGGAAAGAT GAATTACTAGACAAG GTTGAAGCTTCCAGGCAAAATCTAGAAAGAAGAAGAGTAAAAGTATCAAAAGTAGCAGAATG CTTTATCTCCTACTTTGAGCAGTATGCAGAGTTTGATCCCTTTCTAACGCCAGTAGAACCTTCTAATCCTTGGCTAACAGAGAGTGTTGACTTTTGGGAGCAAGAGAAAAATTT GAAAGATGTTCCTCAGCGTCGAGTAAAACGATGGGCTTTCTCCGTATTTGAACTGCTGAAAGATCCGGCAGGCCGGGATCAATTCTCTAAATTTTTAGATAAAGAATTTAGTGGTGAAAATCTCAA TAAATACTCTTGGACTCGTACCAGTAATTCTTTTCATTATAAAGAGGAAGGATGTTATGTGAATATGTCTTCACATCCCGAGAGGAACAG attttgggaAGCCTGTCAAGAGCTCAAAAGTGTATCTCAAAGTAATGTGCACAAGAAAGTCCAAGAAATATACAG TGCATTTTTAGCTCCCGGGGCATATGACCCTGTAAATGTGGATAGTCGAGTGGCTGAGATAGTGAAAAAGCGTGTACATAATAACCCAGATAGATATTGTTTTGCTGAGGCAGAG GAACATATCTTCAACTTGATGAAGAGTGACAGTTACAGTCGATACCTCCGCTCAGACATGTATAAGGAATTCCTCGGGGGGACAAAGAAAAAG
- the LOC135484241 gene encoding regulator of G-protein signaling 7-like isoform X10 has protein sequence MVVYRLVGNMAHRYSKKNEGVSSGGTTGGSNGQQPHSLKEEENPHNLVYKKTPSWAEEQKKMEQIVERMQDEQSGVPVKTVKNFISKVPSVFTGTELVTWMMKNLDVEDQTEALHLAHLMASHGYFFPIEDHVLTVKNDNTYYRFQTPCFWPSRCGEPENTDYAVYLCKRTMQNKQRLELADYEAENLARLQKMFSRKWELIFMQAEAQAKVDKKRDKLERKVLDSQERAFWDVHRPVPGCVNTTEVDIKKACKMNKPLKTTKPSYQVPGGRISPSVSEADLRNPADSMRKDVEASRQNLERRRVKVSKVAECFISYFEQYAEFDPFLTPVEPSNPWLTESVDFWEQEKNLKDVPQRRVKRWAFSVFELLKDPAGRDQFSKFLDKEFSGENLKFWEACQELKSVSQSNVHKKVQEIYSAFLAPGAYDPVNVDSRVAEIVKKRVHNNPDRYCFAEAEEHIFNLMKSDSYSRYLRSDMYKEFLGGTKKKTSCKRCPPLLRMCSETEQDIT, from the exons ATGGTTGTCTATAGGCTGGTTGGTAATATGGCTCATAGGTACAGCAAGAAGAACGAAGGGGTCAGCAGTGGAGGTACAACCGGCGGTAGTAACGGACAACAGCCACACTCACTAAAAGAAGAAGAGAACCCTCATAATCTTGTGTATAAAAAG ACCCCCTCCTGGGCTGAAGAGCAAAAAAAG ATGGAGCAGATAGTGGAAAGAATGCAGGATGAACAGTCGGGTGTGCcagtcaaaactgtcaaaaattTCATATCTAAAGTTCCAAGTGTTTTTACTG GTACAGAACTGGTAACTTGGATGATGAAAAACTTAGATGTTGAAGACCAAA CGGAGGCACTCCACCTTGCCCACCTGATGGCTAGCCATGGCTATTTCTTCCCTATTGAGGATCATGTACTTACTGTAAAAAACGATAATACCTATTACAGATTCCAG ACACCTTGTTTTTGGCCATCACGGTGTGGTGAACCAGAAAATACTGACTATG CTGTATATTTATGCAAGAGAACAATGCAAAACAAGCAACGGTTAGAACTGgccgattacgaagctgaaaaCTTAGCACGACTACAAAAGATGTTTTCTAGGAAATGGGAATTAATATTCATGCAGGCAGAAGCACAGGCTAA AGTTGACAAAAAAAGAGACAAATTAGAACGGAAGGTTTTGGATAGCCAAGAAAGGGCATTCTGGGATGTACACAGACCAGTA CCTGGGTGCGTGAATACGACAGAAGTCGATATAAAGAAAGCATGCAAAATGAACAAACCACTCAAAACAACCAAG CCAAGCTATCAGGTTCCAGGGGGGAGAATTAGTCCTAGTGTATCAGAAGCTGATTTAAGAAATCCAGCCGACTCAATGAGGAAAGAT GTTGAAGCTTCCAGGCAAAATCTAGAAAGAAGAAGAGTAAAAGTATCAAAAGTAGCAGAATG CTTTATCTCCTACTTTGAGCAGTATGCAGAGTTTGATCCCTTTCTAACGCCAGTAGAACCTTCTAATCCTTGGCTAACAGAGAGTGTTGACTTTTGGGAGCAAGAGAAAAATTT GAAAGATGTTCCTCAGCGTCGAGTAAAACGATGGGCTTTCTCCGTATTTGAACTGCTGAAAGATCCGGCAGGCCGGGATCAATTCTCTAAATTTTTAGATAAAGAATTTAGTGGTGAAAATCTCAA attttgggaAGCCTGTCAAGAGCTCAAAAGTGTATCTCAAAGTAATGTGCACAAGAAAGTCCAAGAAATATACAG TGCATTTTTAGCTCCCGGGGCATATGACCCTGTAAATGTGGATAGTCGAGTGGCTGAGATAGTGAAAAAGCGTGTACATAATAACCCAGATAGATATTGTTTTGCTGAGGCAGAG GAACATATCTTCAACTTGATGAAGAGTGACAGTTACAGTCGATACCTCCGCTCAGACATGTATAAGGAATTCCTCGGGGGGACAAAGAAAAAG
- the LOC135484241 gene encoding regulator of G-protein signaling 7-like isoform X5, producing the protein MVVYRLVGNMAHRYSKKNEGVSSGGTTGGSNGQQPHSLKEEENPHNLVYKKTPSWAEEQKKMEQIVERMQDEQSGVPVKTVKNFISKVPSVFTGTELVTWMMKNLDVEDQTEALHLAHLMASHGYFFPIEDHVLTVKNDNTYYRFQTPCFWPSRCGEPENTDYAVYLCKRTMQNKQRLELADYEAENLARLQKMFSRKWELIFMQAEAQAKVDKKRDKLERKVLDSQERAFWDVHRPVPGSVNTAEVDIKKSLTSFSFQPGCVNTTEVDIKKACKMNKPLKTTKPSYQVPGGRISPSVSEADLRNPADSMRKDELLDKVEASRQNLERRRVKVSKVAECFISYFEQYAEFDPFLTPVEPSNPWLTESVDFWEQEKNLKDVPQRRVKRWAFSVFELLKDPAGRDQFSKFLDKEFSGENLNKYSWTRTSNSFHYKEEGCYVNMSSHPERNRFWEACQELKSVSQSNVHKKVQEIYSAFLAPGAYDPVNVDSRVAEIVKKRVHNNPDRYCFAEAEEHIFNLMKSDSYSRYLRSDMYKEFLGGTKKKGDHWKMIVALLKKD; encoded by the exons ATGGTTGTCTATAGGCTGGTTGGTAATATGGCTCATAGGTACAGCAAGAAGAACGAAGGGGTCAGCAGTGGAGGTACAACCGGCGGTAGTAACGGACAACAGCCACACTCACTAAAAGAAGAAGAGAACCCTCATAATCTTGTGTATAAAAAG ACCCCCTCCTGGGCTGAAGAGCAAAAAAAG ATGGAGCAGATAGTGGAAAGAATGCAGGATGAACAGTCGGGTGTGCcagtcaaaactgtcaaaaattTCATATCTAAAGTTCCAAGTGTTTTTACTG GTACAGAACTGGTAACTTGGATGATGAAAAACTTAGATGTTGAAGACCAAA CGGAGGCACTCCACCTTGCCCACCTGATGGCTAGCCATGGCTATTTCTTCCCTATTGAGGATCATGTACTTACTGTAAAAAACGATAATACCTATTACAGATTCCAG ACACCTTGTTTTTGGCCATCACGGTGTGGTGAACCAGAAAATACTGACTATG CTGTATATTTATGCAAGAGAACAATGCAAAACAAGCAACGGTTAGAACTGgccgattacgaagctgaaaaCTTAGCACGACTACAAAAGATGTTTTCTAGGAAATGGGAATTAATATTCATGCAGGCAGAAGCACAGGCTAA AGTTGACAAAAAAAGAGACAAATTAGAACGGAAGGTTTTGGATAGCCAAGAAAGGGCATTCTGGGATGTACACAGACCAGTA CCCGGGAGTGTTAATACGGCTGAAGTAGATATAAAGAAATCCCTCACTTCGTTTTCCTTTCAGCCTGGGTGCGTGAATACGACAGAAGTCGATATAAAGAAAGCATGCAAAATGAACAAACCACTCAAAACAACCAAG CCAAGCTATCAGGTTCCAGGGGGGAGAATTAGTCCTAGTGTATCAGAAGCTGATTTAAGAAATCCAGCCGACTCAATGAGGAAAGAT GAATTACTAGACAAG GTTGAAGCTTCCAGGCAAAATCTAGAAAGAAGAAGAGTAAAAGTATCAAAAGTAGCAGAATG CTTTATCTCCTACTTTGAGCAGTATGCAGAGTTTGATCCCTTTCTAACGCCAGTAGAACCTTCTAATCCTTGGCTAACAGAGAGTGTTGACTTTTGGGAGCAAGAGAAAAATTT GAAAGATGTTCCTCAGCGTCGAGTAAAACGATGGGCTTTCTCCGTATTTGAACTGCTGAAAGATCCGGCAGGCCGGGATCAATTCTCTAAATTTTTAGATAAAGAATTTAGTGGTGAAAATCTCAA TAAATACTCTTGGACTCGTACCAGTAATTCTTTTCATTATAAAGAGGAAGGATGTTATGTGAATATGTCTTCACATCCCGAGAGGAACAG attttgggaAGCCTGTCAAGAGCTCAAAAGTGTATCTCAAAGTAATGTGCACAAGAAAGTCCAAGAAATATACAG TGCATTTTTAGCTCCCGGGGCATATGACCCTGTAAATGTGGATAGTCGAGTGGCTGAGATAGTGAAAAAGCGTGTACATAATAACCCAGATAGATATTGTTTTGCTGAGGCAGAG GAACATATCTTCAACTTGATGAAGAGTGACAGTTACAGTCGATACCTCCGCTCAGACATGTATAAGGAATTCCTCGGGGGGACAAAGAAAAAG
- the LOC135484241 gene encoding regulator of G-protein signaling 7-like isoform X2, protein MVVYRLVGNMAHRYSKKNEGVSSGGTTGGSNGQQPHSLKEEENPHNLVYKKTPSWAEEQKKMEQIVERMQDEQSGVPVKTVKNFISKVPSVFTGTELVTWMMKNLDVEDQTEALHLAHLMASHGYFFPIEDHVLTVKNDNTYYRFQTPCFWPSRCGEPENTDYAVYLCKRTMQNKQRLELADYEAENLARLQKMFSRKWELIFMQAEAQAKVDKKRDKLERKVLDSQERAFWDVHRPVPGSVNTAEVDIKKSLTSFSFQPGCVNTTEVDIKKACKMNKPLKTTKPSYQVPGGRISPSVSEADLRNPADSMRKDELLDKVEASRQNLERRRVKVSKVAECFISYFEQYAEFDPFLTPVEPSNPWLTESVDFWEQEKNLKDVPQRRVKRWAFSVFELLKDPAGRDQFSKFLDKEFSGENLNKYSWTRTSNSFHYKEEGCYVNMSSHPERNRFWEACQELKSVSQSNVHKKVQEIYSAFLAPGAYDPVNVDSRVAEIVKKRVHNNPDRYCFAEAEEHIFNLMKSDSYSRYLRSDMYKEFLGGTKKKTSKKRFASEVRRKLVEQSS, encoded by the exons ATGGTTGTCTATAGGCTGGTTGGTAATATGGCTCATAGGTACAGCAAGAAGAACGAAGGGGTCAGCAGTGGAGGTACAACCGGCGGTAGTAACGGACAACAGCCACACTCACTAAAAGAAGAAGAGAACCCTCATAATCTTGTGTATAAAAAG ACCCCCTCCTGGGCTGAAGAGCAAAAAAAG ATGGAGCAGATAGTGGAAAGAATGCAGGATGAACAGTCGGGTGTGCcagtcaaaactgtcaaaaattTCATATCTAAAGTTCCAAGTGTTTTTACTG GTACAGAACTGGTAACTTGGATGATGAAAAACTTAGATGTTGAAGACCAAA CGGAGGCACTCCACCTTGCCCACCTGATGGCTAGCCATGGCTATTTCTTCCCTATTGAGGATCATGTACTTACTGTAAAAAACGATAATACCTATTACAGATTCCAG ACACCTTGTTTTTGGCCATCACGGTGTGGTGAACCAGAAAATACTGACTATG CTGTATATTTATGCAAGAGAACAATGCAAAACAAGCAACGGTTAGAACTGgccgattacgaagctgaaaaCTTAGCACGACTACAAAAGATGTTTTCTAGGAAATGGGAATTAATATTCATGCAGGCAGAAGCACAGGCTAA AGTTGACAAAAAAAGAGACAAATTAGAACGGAAGGTTTTGGATAGCCAAGAAAGGGCATTCTGGGATGTACACAGACCAGTA CCCGGGAGTGTTAATACGGCTGAAGTAGATATAAAGAAATCCCTCACTTCGTTTTCCTTTCAGCCTGGGTGCGTGAATACGACAGAAGTCGATATAAAGAAAGCATGCAAAATGAACAAACCACTCAAAACAACCAAG CCAAGCTATCAGGTTCCAGGGGGGAGAATTAGTCCTAGTGTATCAGAAGCTGATTTAAGAAATCCAGCCGACTCAATGAGGAAAGAT GAATTACTAGACAAG GTTGAAGCTTCCAGGCAAAATCTAGAAAGAAGAAGAGTAAAAGTATCAAAAGTAGCAGAATG CTTTATCTCCTACTTTGAGCAGTATGCAGAGTTTGATCCCTTTCTAACGCCAGTAGAACCTTCTAATCCTTGGCTAACAGAGAGTGTTGACTTTTGGGAGCAAGAGAAAAATTT GAAAGATGTTCCTCAGCGTCGAGTAAAACGATGGGCTTTCTCCGTATTTGAACTGCTGAAAGATCCGGCAGGCCGGGATCAATTCTCTAAATTTTTAGATAAAGAATTTAGTGGTGAAAATCTCAA TAAATACTCTTGGACTCGTACCAGTAATTCTTTTCATTATAAAGAGGAAGGATGTTATGTGAATATGTCTTCACATCCCGAGAGGAACAG attttgggaAGCCTGTCAAGAGCTCAAAAGTGTATCTCAAAGTAATGTGCACAAGAAAGTCCAAGAAATATACAG TGCATTTTTAGCTCCCGGGGCATATGACCCTGTAAATGTGGATAGTCGAGTGGCTGAGATAGTGAAAAAGCGTGTACATAATAACCCAGATAGATATTGTTTTGCTGAGGCAGAG GAACATATCTTCAACTTGATGAAGAGTGACAGTTACAGTCGATACCTCCGCTCAGACATGTATAAGGAATTCCTCGGGGGGACAAAGAAAAAG
- the LOC135484241 gene encoding regulator of G-protein signaling 7-like isoform X6, with amino-acid sequence MVVYRLVGNMAHRYSKKNEGVSSGGTTGGSNGQQPHSLKEEENPHNLVYKKMEQIVERMQDEQSGVPVKTVKNFISKVPSVFTGTELVTWMMKNLDVEDQTEALHLAHLMASHGYFFPIEDHVLTVKNDNTYYRFQTPCFWPSRCGEPENTDYAVYLCKRTMQNKQRLELADYEAENLARLQKMFSRKWELIFMQAEAQAKVDKKRDKLERKVLDSQERAFWDVHRPVPGSVNTAEVDIKKSLTSFSFQPGCVNTTEVDIKKACKMNKPLKTTKPSYQVPGGRISPSVSEADLRNPADSMRKDELLDKVEASRQNLERRRVKVSKVAECFISYFEQYAEFDPFLTPVEPSNPWLTESVDFWEQEKNLKDVPQRRVKRWAFSVFELLKDPAGRDQFSKFLDKEFSGENLNKYSWTRTSNSFHYKEEGCYVNMSSHPERNRFWEACQELKSVSQSNVHKKVQEIYSAFLAPGAYDPVNVDSRVAEIVKKRVHNNPDRYCFAEAEEHIFNLMKSDSYSRYLRSDMYKEFLGGTKKKTSCKRCPPLLRMCSETEQDIT; translated from the exons ATGGTTGTCTATAGGCTGGTTGGTAATATGGCTCATAGGTACAGCAAGAAGAACGAAGGGGTCAGCAGTGGAGGTACAACCGGCGGTAGTAACGGACAACAGCCACACTCACTAAAAGAAGAAGAGAACCCTCATAATCTTGTGTATAAAAAG ATGGAGCAGATAGTGGAAAGAATGCAGGATGAACAGTCGGGTGTGCcagtcaaaactgtcaaaaattTCATATCTAAAGTTCCAAGTGTTTTTACTG GTACAGAACTGGTAACTTGGATGATGAAAAACTTAGATGTTGAAGACCAAA CGGAGGCACTCCACCTTGCCCACCTGATGGCTAGCCATGGCTATTTCTTCCCTATTGAGGATCATGTACTTACTGTAAAAAACGATAATACCTATTACAGATTCCAG ACACCTTGTTTTTGGCCATCACGGTGTGGTGAACCAGAAAATACTGACTATG CTGTATATTTATGCAAGAGAACAATGCAAAACAAGCAACGGTTAGAACTGgccgattacgaagctgaaaaCTTAGCACGACTACAAAAGATGTTTTCTAGGAAATGGGAATTAATATTCATGCAGGCAGAAGCACAGGCTAA AGTTGACAAAAAAAGAGACAAATTAGAACGGAAGGTTTTGGATAGCCAAGAAAGGGCATTCTGGGATGTACACAGACCAGTA CCCGGGAGTGTTAATACGGCTGAAGTAGATATAAAGAAATCCCTCACTTCGTTTTCCTTTCAGCCTGGGTGCGTGAATACGACAGAAGTCGATATAAAGAAAGCATGCAAAATGAACAAACCACTCAAAACAACCAAG CCAAGCTATCAGGTTCCAGGGGGGAGAATTAGTCCTAGTGTATCAGAAGCTGATTTAAGAAATCCAGCCGACTCAATGAGGAAAGAT GAATTACTAGACAAG GTTGAAGCTTCCAGGCAAAATCTAGAAAGAAGAAGAGTAAAAGTATCAAAAGTAGCAGAATG CTTTATCTCCTACTTTGAGCAGTATGCAGAGTTTGATCCCTTTCTAACGCCAGTAGAACCTTCTAATCCTTGGCTAACAGAGAGTGTTGACTTTTGGGAGCAAGAGAAAAATTT GAAAGATGTTCCTCAGCGTCGAGTAAAACGATGGGCTTTCTCCGTATTTGAACTGCTGAAAGATCCGGCAGGCCGGGATCAATTCTCTAAATTTTTAGATAAAGAATTTAGTGGTGAAAATCTCAA TAAATACTCTTGGACTCGTACCAGTAATTCTTTTCATTATAAAGAGGAAGGATGTTATGTGAATATGTCTTCACATCCCGAGAGGAACAG attttgggaAGCCTGTCAAGAGCTCAAAAGTGTATCTCAAAGTAATGTGCACAAGAAAGTCCAAGAAATATACAG TGCATTTTTAGCTCCCGGGGCATATGACCCTGTAAATGTGGATAGTCGAGTGGCTGAGATAGTGAAAAAGCGTGTACATAATAACCCAGATAGATATTGTTTTGCTGAGGCAGAG GAACATATCTTCAACTTGATGAAGAGTGACAGTTACAGTCGATACCTCCGCTCAGACATGTATAAGGAATTCCTCGGGGGGACAAAGAAAAAG
- the LOC135484241 gene encoding regulator of G-protein signaling 7-like isoform X3: MVVYRLVGNMAHRYSKKNEGVSSGGTTGGSNGQQPHSLKEEENPHNLVYKKTPSWAEEQKKMEQIVERMQDEQSGVPVKTVKNFISKVPSVFTGTELVTWMMKNLDVEDQTEALHLAHLMASHGYFFPIEDHVLTVKNDNTYYRFQTPCFWPSRCGEPENTDYAVYLCKRTMQNKQRLELADYEAENLARLQKMFSRKWELIFMQAEAQAKVDKKRDKLERKVLDSQERAFWDVHRPVPGSVNTAEVDIKKSLTSFSFQPGCVNTTEVDIKKACKMNKPLKTTKPSYQVPGGRISPSVSEADLRNPADSMRKDELLDKVEASRQNLERRRVKVSKVAECFISYFEQYAEFDPFLTPVEPSNPWLTESVDFWEQEKNLKDVPQRRVKRWAFSVFELLKDPAGRDQFSKFLDKEFSGENLNKYSWTRTSNSFHYKEEGCYVNMSSHPERNRFWEACQELKSVSQSNVHKKVQEIYSAFLAPGAYDPVNVDSRVAEIVKKRVHNNPDRYCFAEAEEHIFNLMKSDSYSRYLRSDMYKEFLGGTKKKQTRSIIPKLPSLSIGGP, from the exons ATGGTTGTCTATAGGCTGGTTGGTAATATGGCTCATAGGTACAGCAAGAAGAACGAAGGGGTCAGCAGTGGAGGTACAACCGGCGGTAGTAACGGACAACAGCCACACTCACTAAAAGAAGAAGAGAACCCTCATAATCTTGTGTATAAAAAG ACCCCCTCCTGGGCTGAAGAGCAAAAAAAG ATGGAGCAGATAGTGGAAAGAATGCAGGATGAACAGTCGGGTGTGCcagtcaaaactgtcaaaaattTCATATCTAAAGTTCCAAGTGTTTTTACTG GTACAGAACTGGTAACTTGGATGATGAAAAACTTAGATGTTGAAGACCAAA CGGAGGCACTCCACCTTGCCCACCTGATGGCTAGCCATGGCTATTTCTTCCCTATTGAGGATCATGTACTTACTGTAAAAAACGATAATACCTATTACAGATTCCAG ACACCTTGTTTTTGGCCATCACGGTGTGGTGAACCAGAAAATACTGACTATG CTGTATATTTATGCAAGAGAACAATGCAAAACAAGCAACGGTTAGAACTGgccgattacgaagctgaaaaCTTAGCACGACTACAAAAGATGTTTTCTAGGAAATGGGAATTAATATTCATGCAGGCAGAAGCACAGGCTAA AGTTGACAAAAAAAGAGACAAATTAGAACGGAAGGTTTTGGATAGCCAAGAAAGGGCATTCTGGGATGTACACAGACCAGTA CCCGGGAGTGTTAATACGGCTGAAGTAGATATAAAGAAATCCCTCACTTCGTTTTCCTTTCAGCCTGGGTGCGTGAATACGACAGAAGTCGATATAAAGAAAGCATGCAAAATGAACAAACCACTCAAAACAACCAAG CCAAGCTATCAGGTTCCAGGGGGGAGAATTAGTCCTAGTGTATCAGAAGCTGATTTAAGAAATCCAGCCGACTCAATGAGGAAAGAT GAATTACTAGACAAG GTTGAAGCTTCCAGGCAAAATCTAGAAAGAAGAAGAGTAAAAGTATCAAAAGTAGCAGAATG CTTTATCTCCTACTTTGAGCAGTATGCAGAGTTTGATCCCTTTCTAACGCCAGTAGAACCTTCTAATCCTTGGCTAACAGAGAGTGTTGACTTTTGGGAGCAAGAGAAAAATTT GAAAGATGTTCCTCAGCGTCGAGTAAAACGATGGGCTTTCTCCGTATTTGAACTGCTGAAAGATCCGGCAGGCCGGGATCAATTCTCTAAATTTTTAGATAAAGAATTTAGTGGTGAAAATCTCAA TAAATACTCTTGGACTCGTACCAGTAATTCTTTTCATTATAAAGAGGAAGGATGTTATGTGAATATGTCTTCACATCCCGAGAGGAACAG attttgggaAGCCTGTCAAGAGCTCAAAAGTGTATCTCAAAGTAATGTGCACAAGAAAGTCCAAGAAATATACAG TGCATTTTTAGCTCCCGGGGCATATGACCCTGTAAATGTGGATAGTCGAGTGGCTGAGATAGTGAAAAAGCGTGTACATAATAACCCAGATAGATATTGTTTTGCTGAGGCAGAG GAACATATCTTCAACTTGATGAAGAGTGACAGTTACAGTCGATACCTCCGCTCAGACATGTATAAGGAATTCCTCGGGGGGACAAAGAAAAAG